DNA from Podarcis muralis chromosome 13, rPodMur119.hap1.1, whole genome shotgun sequence:
ATCTCATTCGGTTGCAACATCTTGGGCATGCTGACCCACCCGGGCTCCTCGACCCCTTGGCTCTCactcccctttcctgggaagggtgccaagagtccaagagtcccaagacagctttctgttcatgctcagaggaactcatggggcaggactctggaagaaggaggagaaagggggagggatctggaaggggtatatatgctctgtgcacacggctgtgaactcgtgcatgctttttgtgagctatcacacttgctccttctaccagttcatggatggtagaaataaaagctttttctccgaaactattccttgagtgtctgttgactcccacttccctttcccgggTGCAATATTTcccccacccgagggcaaagcctcataaggctacaccaCAAGAACAGAAGCACCTGCTTCTGagaacagcatcctgttctcagagtgactCATTTCTGAACCTGACTATATCTTGGTGCCATCCTGGGCCCATTTGCCCGCAAACCCAGTTTCATAGATGGAGCCTGGAAGCTGGTTTCTCTGCAGCCCAGGGAAGCTGGCAGAGAAGCTGGCAGAGAAATGAGCCCATTTGTCTACTTTGCTAGAGAACTGGGGTTGGCTTTCACAGCCCAACTCCCCATGAAGGGACTTTAGGTCCCTCGTAGGTCCACTGATGGTCAGAGATACAAATGGAGGCTACCAAGGATGCAAAGAAAGCTGCTGATCTTTATTGGTCTGTTGCAACCGTCTCCTCGCTGCCCTCCTTGCGAGGAGGTGGGGAGAACCCATGTGTTGCAGTTTTTAAACCATTGGATAGTGATCGCCCGGCACATAAAGACCACTCCAGATGCATCACAAAATGGGTTCTACGTGCTCAGAGTTCATGTTTCTCCAACATACGGTACTTATGAGTCTGCCAATGAAGATGTCTGGCAACACagtggtgtttgttgttgttgttgtttagtcgtgtccgcctcttcgtgaccccctggaccagagcacgccaggcactcctgtcttccactgcctcccgcagtttggtcaaactcatgtttgtagcttcgagaacactgtccaaccatctcgtcctctgtcgtccccttcttcttgtgccctccatctttcccaacatcagggtcttttccagggagtcttctcttctcacgaggtggccaaagtcttggagcctcagcttcacgatctgtcctcccagtgagcactcagggctgatttccttcagaatggagaggttggatcttcttgcagtccatgggactctccagagtctcctccagcaccatagttcaaaagcatccattcttcggcgatcagccttctttatggtccagctctcacttccatacatcactactgggaaaaccatggctttaactatacagttaaacacagtggtacctcgggttatatacgcttcaggttacacactccactaacccagaaatagtgaaaacaaaaaaaaattccttccagtagcaccttaaagaccaactaagttagttcttggtatgaggtttcgtgtgcatgcacacttcttcagataccagaaatagtgcttcaggttaagaactttgcttcaggatgagaacagaaatcgggctctggtggagtggcggcagcaggaggccccattagctacagtggtgcttcaggttaagaacggacctccggaacaaattaagtacttaacctgaggtaccactgtacctgctaaTTCCTGGCATCCTTTTGAAATGGCAAATACCTTGACTCCAGAATCCATAGTCAAGGATTCATACACAGATATCTGCTTTGTTCACATAGATATCTGCTCTTTGACAGGTCAGTTCAGAAAGCTCTCCAAACATGTTAAACTAGTTTTGCAGAGGGGAGGCCCTGGAAGGATTCCTGCTCTCTGACTGGAGATCAGCTGGAGGCTAAACATGGTTTTAGACTTGCTCTCCATACTATTTCAGACTTATGTATCTGTGTTTACTTTGTGCTGTGCAAGGATTGTCAGCAGTCAATCGGCTTGGCTTTGCACAACGGCCTTTGTgggttttctttcctttgaatCATGACTGGTGGTTAATGTTGAAACAGGAAGGAGGCGCTGGGGCTGCCAGCTGCGTAGGTGGCAGCGAAGGCAGAAGTTTGGGGTGGTGCAACGGTGGCTGAACCTCAGCAGCCACAGTCCAGGGTCACCCCAAAGGGCAGGGGATGGGGGCAGCAGCAAACAGGCCCCTTGTCACTGGCACCCCAGGGCCTGCTCTAGTTGATGTTGGTAATAGGATCGTAGCATCACAGACTTGTAAAGTTGGAAGCACCTCCCAAGGTTCCAGCTCACAGCCAAATAATCTCCTACAGATGTCCTCCCAACCTCAGTTTAAAAgccactgctttttttaaaatacaggcaaCCCCTGATTTGCATAGGGGTTGCGCTCCAGGTCATTGCGTGCGATAGCAGAGCATGCATAAAGCCACCCTTCCATTTTCCAGccacttccaggtcgccgtgatGTGCACAATCGCATGTTAATTGGACGTGCATAAATTGGTCGTTGCCTgtgttgtaattttatgttgtgaaccaacctgagatctacaggtgaagggtcatatacaaatttaatgaataatacacagagcctaggacttgccgatcagaaggtcggcggttcgaatccccacggcggggtgagctcccgttgctcggtcccagctcctgccaacctagcagttcaaaagcacctcaaagtgcaagtagataaataggcaccgctccggcgggaaggtaaacggcgtttccgtgcgctgctctggttcgccagaagtggctcagtcttcctggccacatgacccggaagctgtgcgccggctccctcggccaataaagcgagatgagcgccgcaaccccagagtcagtcacgactggacctaatggtcaggggtccctttacctttactaatagcaacatctagctcagaactgggagggctgtagctcaggggcagtGTCTGCTTAGCACGCAGGGTTTAGTCCCTGACAGGCCCTCCAGGAAGTGCTGCGGAAGATTCCTTGCCCAGAATCCTGGACAGTTGCTGCCTGTAATCGCAGATGATACTAAGCTAAACCTATCAATGGCccgactcagtttaaggcagctcccAGTGTTCCTGTTTAATGCAGCCCTTTATTTGTAATCATGAGTGCTAGAAACTTGGCTTTATTTGAAGCAAAGAACCACAATTCAGGAACAGggtacctgctttgcatgcagaaggtgcagaGGTTTGGTCGTCATCTCCCAGCTGGGGCTGGAAAGGTGACtggtctgaaaacctggagagagtcgctgctgctgccagcctgtaaAGGCAACActgttaaagctctggttttcccagtagtgatggatggaagtgagagctggaccataaagaaggctgaacgccgaagaatggatgcttttgaattctggtgctggaggagactcttgagagtcccatggactgcgagaagatcaaacctctccattctgaaggagatcagccctgagtgctcactggaaggacagatcctgaagctgaggctccaagactttggccacctcatgagaagagaagactccctggaaaagaccctgatgttgggaaagatggagggcacaaggaggagaaggggacggaggacaagatggtgggacagtgttctcaaagcgaccagcatgagtttgaccaaactgcgggaggcagtggaagacaggagggcctggcgtgctctggtccagggggtcacgaactaaacaacaacaacaaaggcaacaCTGACCAAAATGGACcaaaatggcctgactcagtataagagagCATCCTGTGCTCCTGTTTTTCTCTtaagctgactggcagcaggggcTCTCTGCGGTTTCAGGTGGGGGACATGACCAGCCTGACCTAGAGATGCTATCAGGGAAGAAAGTCAGCCAGGGGGCTTAGGCATGTAACACAACTGCAGCCcctcatttttgtattttttaaacttttattgtTTTTCTAAACAAACTGGTGCCATCCCTCCACTCTCAAGTAAACCTTTCTAGTATCAGGGCAGACTTGAAAGGGCCAGAAGGCTTCATTTCATTCCTGGTGGTACAATGATAAAGtgtccttaaaaaataaataaattgcaaaactgcacatgttcagagaacGCAGGCAAACTTGTTTTTGCTCCATGATACCAGGAATGTAGGAGCTGGCGGGACGCACGCAGTGGCCATTCCAGGATGGGGAAAGATAAAGTGTCCACAGAAtcatcacagaattggaaggacCCCCAAAGTcctctagctcaaccccctgcaattcagagaTCGCTGCTAATATTTCTCCCGGGTTGTGAGTTTTTATTCTTAAATAACTACCCTGAGGGtccaaccttttttgggggggagggagggtccGATAGGCTCACGGGGCGGCAGAGGGTCCAAGGGCAGCACTGCAGGGTCCAAGCGAGGGCGAAAAAGCAGTCACCCCGGTACATGCAGGGCGGGCGCAGTTCCTTGCCGTAATGGCGCAGTGGGAAGGAGCAGCAGGGTGCATTGGATAGGTGGCCGTGGAAGAGGAGCTGAGCCCTgccgcttcctcctctctctaGGCGGGTCCTGAGAGCTCAGCCGGGGCAGCAGGCCAGAGTTGTGTTTGTGCGTTTGCGTtgctctcctccacctcctctccgTGGCACAGTCCCAAACGCTCTTCTGGTGTGGCCGGCGTTCTTGCTTGGTCTTGCCTCtctctcctccgcctcctctcccAGGTGTATGGTGGGGGATGGTGGGGGATGGTCGTTGcttcgctctcctctgcctcttctccctgggcCAGATCCAAGCAttcagccgctgctgctgccggtaCGTGCGTGCATGCATGCTTTGCTTTCTTCCGCCTCCTTTCTCTGGGCTGGCCGAGCGCTCAGGTGCTGCTGCAGGtggatgtggggtgtgtgtgtcttgtgtgcTTGcctttctctcggtttctttcctttgcctttctttccttttcactcCCTTTGCCATGCTTTCCTCTGCCTTCCCCCGGCCTTATATTTCTCTTCCCTGTCCTCCTCCTGGCTctgcttcttccttccctccctcgccGGGCCCCTAGTTGACCCTGCAGGCCCGGATCatcagcagctgcagcaggatgAAGACGGGCGAGAGCAGCAGCCCGAACCACAGCTCCCGGCTCTGGCCCGCCAGCTTCTGGCCCAGCAGCACCTCGAAGACGAACTTGAGGCTCAGCAGCGTCAGCACCCACAGCAGCCGCAGCACCGCCAGCCGCTTCTCGCCGTCCTGGAAGAGCCGCACCGAGACGATGGTGCTGAAGTAGGCGCTCAGCCCGTCGGCCGCGAAGAAGGCCGCCAGCACCGCCCACCAGCTCAGCGCCGCCCCGGACTCCCCGCCGTCCGCCTTCAGCACCAGCAGCGCCGACGCCGCCAGCAGCGCCAGCGCCTGCAGGAGAAGCTCCAGGGGCGCGAAGCCCAGCCACTGAACCAGCTCCCGCAGGGAGAACAGCATCGCctcaggcaggggggggggggacaaaccgccgccgccgccgctctgcGCCTGCGCGGAGGCACGCTTCCGGTCGCCCAAGGCGGCTTCCGGCGCGCCGCGGTGTAATAAGGCGGGGACGGGATCGCCTCAGGCGCCTCAGGGGGGGTAAACGCCTCTCTGCGTCTGCGCGGAGGGACGCTTCCGGTCGCCGAAGGCGGCTTCCGGCGCGCCCACGGGTGAAATAAGGCGGGGACGGAATCGCCTCAGGCGcctcaggaggagaaaggaggctcTGCGCCTGCGCGGAGGGACGCTTCCGGTCACCGAAGGCGGCTTCCGGCGTGCTCACGGGTGAAATAAGGCGGGATCGCCTCAGCCGTCTCAGCTGCGCCTGCGCGGCGGACCCGTTTCTGCTCATGGAAGCCGATTTCCGGCGCGCCGCTGTGGAAAAGAAGGCGGGAACAACGTCTCCTCAGGGGGAGAAACGCGGCTCTGCGCCTGCGCGGCGGATCCGTTTCCAGTCTCGGATGCCGGCTTCCGGCGCGccgctgtgggaaaaaaaaaggCGGGAACAACGTCTCCTCAGGGGGAGAAACGCGGCTCTGCGCCTGCGCGGCGGACCCGTTTCCGGTCTCGGAAGCGGCTTCCGGCGCGCTTCTGTGAGAAGGCGGAACAGCGTCGCCTCAGGAGGAGAAACGCGGCTCTGCGCCTGCGCGGCGGACCCGTTTGCTGGAATCATGgacttgtagggttggaaggggcaccccaaaggtcatccagcccaagcCCTTCTCCCCCGCAGTGCAGGGACCGCTGATAATGGTGCTAATTGCGTGTTTCATCACCAATGAGGCATCAGCCACGGCCTTGTTGGCTGAGCGGTGCTGCGGTTGGGGGAGGGGCCCTGGGACCAAGGCTAAGCCCGGGACAGCTGAATAGGGGATAGAAATGGCCGGGCTGGATGCGCGTGTGGCGGGCGAGGGCGCAGGATCCGCGCACTTGGAGCAAGGGGGGGGTGTGGGCACCAGGAGGCTCATCCTGCCCCATGCCAACCTATGCATTCTCCCCCCGCCCAAAGAGGAACTTCTATACCCCCCAAAAGGGAAAGGAGGGCTGGCCAGTAAGGAGAAGCCCTCTGCCTAAAGGCTCCTttaattttataattattataaaattataattattataaaattataattaattttataatgaatgattttagagtgttgtttatgctgtacttttgtactgttttattgttgtaagccgccctgagcccggcttccgctggggagggcaggatataaataaaatttattattattattattattatccttgccAGTTTCTGGAGTTAAATCCATGCTATGCAGCTGTAGACGGAGCAGCTAATTGCAGGAAGGAAAtgatagaatcacagagctgaagTTGGAAGGAATCCCCAAGGGCCACacactccaaccccctgcgaacCTATTGGGTTGCCATTTAtaattttattacatattttgtggttttatatcttgatttttttctgtgaaccgccctgagactcctggtatataaattcaataaataaaataaatgccggaatcacagctaaagaatcccaggcAGTAAGCTGTCCATCCTCTCTTTAAAATCTCATGTTTGTCGTGATATTTTAATGTTGGTTTTAAAACTGCCTTTTAAGTGTTAAAAATGAAGGAGGGAACCTGCCATCTTCGGAGGTGGTCCGTTCCACGTCGAAGGGCTCTCACCCTCAGAAAGTTGTTCCTAATGTTTGATCACAATCCCTCTTGTAATACGAATCTGTTGGCTCTAGTCCTTCCCTTGGGATGTAATacaaaaattaaggtcttatatatatcataaatgttcataaatgtaccaaccaagcaggTGCATAGATGTgtgggctgcatgtctgaagcagcacaggaagacagtcctgaaaccattttgactcccaagctgaccaaatgtttctctgcaaggagggaggaggtgaaaaaaccttccttgttacaggaattgggtaatcaccatctcaaaggaatggccagactaccaggaaaggcaatcagataaggcattatcagataacctggcaggcaggaaaaacaacaacattcaaatttctgttgttgaccgccttttttgtgatgtaggtatgttgtttgtggggggtggtcttgagttacaccccttctgtgatgtaggtatgatgtatggagggggtggtcttgagctccaggcaaggcaatttaaaatgtctatataagggcaggcacacgtgggttcctcctcctttcctgcgtgtgaggggagcaccctgttgcaacagctttgataaagatcaggcttattagctgctttgcttctcaatattctctggttggcctctgttcttttctcctaccaatagggaacccacgtaaggactctatacaggctcttggataccccataaggggagaTTTTGTTTACAATAGGGACAAGCTTGCTCTaccttccacgtgacagcccttcagatatttgaagatgactctcCTATCAGGGACgagctcccattcctcagtcccagttcctgccaacctagcagttcgaaagcacaccagtgcaagtagataaataggtactgctccggcaggaagataaacggcgtttccgtgcgctactctggttcgccagaagtggcttagtcatactggccacatgacccggaagctgtacgccggctccctcggccagtaaagcgagatgagcgccgcaaccccagagtcggccacgactggacctaatggtcaggggtccctttacctttaccctcctatcacctctcagtctcctcttttccaggctaaagatACCCAGCTCCCTCTGCTATTCCTCACAAGGCTGTTTCCAGACGCGTCGTCATCTTggccgccctcctctgcacacaaaccaacttgtcaatatccttctgaaaCGGAGGTGCTCAGAACTgggcacaggactccaggtggagtCCGACCAgatttctgctgatgcagcctagaaaagcATTAGCCGCTTTTGCCGCCGCATAACAGGAAGGAAACGCTCAAGGAGAGATATTATGCTGGAGAGGACGGCTTTTATTTgcattcatttattaatttttgtttGGTGTTCTGGACACAATTCAGCTCCATTTCCCTTGCCCAGAAAGGGGTGGCGTGTGTGGGATGAGGTGTGCTGGCCCCACAGCGAGGGGAGGGTGGGGAGCTATGAGCAGCTGGCTGGGAATAGTAGCCTTGGCAGAATTTGGGTTGCCAAGCCTATTCTCTGCATGGGATCACCAAGTCTAGAAGCATCACAGAGCCCAGAGGGAGGGAAAGCTGTGCCAGCAGATGCCAGGGTGGCGAATGGGTTGGCGTGTGTCTCCAATCTCCTCCACTTCCTCTGATTTTCTTTCACCTGACCGGACAGACTCCTGGAAGCGAAAGCAGGTGGGGTGCGGGGGCAGCCTTTATTTGCAGCGCCTCTGCCCCTTCAGCAACCTGGCTTTAGAAAGGTCAGATCTTGATGGTTCCCACCCTGGGCGTGTGACCGGGAGAAATATTTTCAGCAATAGATCTGGGGCGGAGGTCAGAAGTGAGTGGTCTTGTCGGCAGTCGTGTAAGGAAGAGGCGTGCCTTGGcctgaaaaagaaataataattgtaatgatACCAAGATCCAAGCCGACTTCCTTGGTGTGCAGGACAGAGCTGTTTCCGTAAATGCTTTCGTTAATAATCCTATTCgttctttttgcaaactgctctgcAGTTTTCCACAATCGAGGGAGGGGGAGTATGTGAATGAAATAAGcactaaataataatactgaGTGATGTAAGAGCACCCTGGGCTTGAAGAACAGAGCCATAAggttgtaaagttggaagggccccCAAGGAGTCATTGAAGGGGCAGCAATGGccgccaacttagatggcttccAAATATGTTATGTActaagttgaataggatccaaaatgcagcagtctgattggtcctagaacaataggatccaaaatgcagctgtctgattggtcctagaacagtaggattcagaatgcagcagtctgattggtcctagaacaatgcagcagtatgattggtctgcaggagccacccaatccagctccaggtggaagcgaatccacaacctgattggcctacaggagaatcccggaactagccaatcatgtgcagcccattgtgtaaataatgtatataaagcagacattctgggggaacttccattcctcctctccactatgagctgaataaagagcatgaaatccactctcgactccgagtatatttcaaaagaggattagggaaaggcatggaggaggaaagggctgtcAAAGGCTCCTCGCTTTtagttatgttctgcctccacagttggaggcagcgatgcttctgaaaaccagttgctggaaacagcaggaggggagaatgtagCTCTtgagcttgtgggtttcccataacgGGCAGctgtttggtcactgtgagaataggatgcaggATTCGATGGGCCACTGGGCTGATCCAGCTATACAGGGCTCTTGTATATGTTCTTGGGTGCAGCTGACTCTGGGGTggagatgttatgtactgaagttctcaccctgggccagcagggggataatgtagatagttatgcaaatgaaggatcgaaagtgacgttcagtggttggatagtttgtatgcaaataagggattgaaagtgacgttcagtgattggatagttacagaaagttgttactgttgctttgtagttgagctctatatgagcaggttggctgaacccttcagttcagttctgttctggcctctgaataaacaagagctgtttgaagaattgctgtgtcgtctgatatgttcacccacaactgaaCAGGAGCCTTGAGGCAGctgttcaaagtgctgcttttgatctataaagccttaaatggctcaggaccgcctcTTGCCGTATGAATCTaccctgaaatcatcttctgaggccctccttcgtgtgtctCCGCCTTtagaggcccagagggtggcaacatgagaacggggccttctctgcagtggctccccgtttgtggaatgctctccccagggaagttcgcctggcgctttcattatacacctttaggcgccaggcaaaaacgttccttttcaaccaggtgTTTGGttaatctgatttacatcctatgcccttttaaaatgtgtttttggggggctattgggttattgttttatttttattagcattttctggttttatatcttgattttattctgtgaactgccctgagagccccaggtataggacggtatataaattctaataataattctaataataataataataataattaataatatacaCCAGGGATTCCTCCTGCTCTCAACTCACCTGGATCTGACAAGGCAAGCATGCTGTGTTCCCGCCTACACAGGAGGAAAAGAGAAGCAGATAAGAACAGGACATTTGAGGAGATTTGGGGTGTGAGGTGGGCAACcagagagttggaagagacccaaaggatcatcgagtccaacccaccCGTAAAAGTACCAATTCTGCCAATCAGAGCGATCTCATGGCGATCTCGTAGGTAAATGTCTTCCGAGTTGTCAAGGGCGTTGCATACTAATATCAACGCCTTGCTCCTCTGAAATCCCCTCTCTCCTGTTGCCCTGAGCCCCCCCAGTGCCCGCAGGAGGCAACCGGACCCCCTCACACCCATTGTGCCTGCCCTGCCCAATCCCATACCTGCTCCTCCGCTGTCGATAGATGCAGACGCCTGTCACCACCATCAGGATCAACGCGAGAGGAACGAGGACTCCGATGAGGATGACTGTCAAATTGTTGTCATCTGGATGGGTGTAGGGGGGTGGAAACGGGAGGAAGAAAGAGGGGTGGATTaatcaccatatttttcgctctataagacgcacctgatcataagacgcacctagtttttggaggaggaaaacaagagggatctggcttctgggatagccgcgcgaagcctcttcagggcagcgggatgaaggctccccctaaccgggagaggctgcgcgcggctatcccataagtcaggacagcaagtgggatcgcaatgcctcttgctgtcctggcttatgggatagccgcgcgcagcctctccccccaagagccgcacacacgcctgcattcgcaccatcacacacacacacgtttccccttactttttaggagggggaaagtgcgtcttatagaacaaaaaatacagcAATGGCCTGAcaggtactgtgtgtgtgtgtgtgtgttttagggcaGGTAacggcagcatcttaaaaagcagagacatcaccttgccgacaaaggtccgtatagttaaagccatggttttcccagcagtgatgtatggaagtgatagctggaccataaagaaggctgatcgctgaagaattgatgcttttgaattctggtgctggaggagactctggagagtcccatggactgcaagaagatccaacctctccattcttagggaaatcagccctgagtgctcactggaaggacagatcctgaagctgaggctccaagactttggccacctcatgagaagagaagactccctggaaaagaccctgatgttgggaaagatggagggcacaaggagaaggggacgacagaggacgagatggtgggacagtgttcttgaagctaccagcatgagtttgactaaattgcgggaggcagtggaagacaggagtgcctggcatgctctggtccagggggtcacgaagaggcggacacgactagacgactCAACAAGCGGCAGGGACTTGTTACCTGTCGAGGGGGATGGGGGCTGTACATCGTAGGCAGTCTCGCAGTAGGTTCCGTTGTATCCCTCCGTGCAAACGCAGACGTAGCCAAGGGTGCCGTCTAAGGTGTCCTGACACACTCCCTCGTTCTGGCAATTGTTACGGAGGCAGGCACTCTCTGCAAAGGAATAAACGTgtgtttttggggaggggagagaccaCCGTCAGTCCACATGGCGGCCCACCGAGAGATGGGGAAAGTGTTCTGTTTCCAGATTCTGTCACTTTCCTACTCTTTCAGgtctccccatttccacatcagccaTCGACTTTGGTTTTAAGGGCGATGGCACCGTTGCAGGCGCCACGCAACACCCGTGCATAAATCAATCTTTCAGGGCGACAGCAGCACCCAgcctttggaactccccaccaATTGACTGATTAGTCAGGCTCCGTCGCTGCACCCTTTTTCGGCGCCTGCTGAAAACGTGGTCATTTGGGCTGGCCAAACTGAGTATGCAGAAtgttgatgtgtgttttaatccaTTTGGATTAAATCcgtatagtgtattttatagtatagtgtattttatagtacagtatagTATATTtcaaaatggggtttcagaggttttagaatgttttatgtagtttttcaatttcattgttctgcatgggacaaggacaataaagatatctatctatctatctatcatctatctatatctatcatctatctatatctatcatctatatctatctatctatctatctatctatctatcatctatctatatctatatctatctatctatctatctatctatctatgtttctatctatctatctatctatctatctatctatctatctatctatctatcatctatctatctatctatctatctatctatcatctatctatcatctatctatcatctatctatctatcatctatctatctatctatctatctatctatctatctatctatctatctatctatcatctagctatctatctatctatcatttatagctatctatctatctgggttGCGGGCGGTTGTATTGGGTGTCCAACTCTTACAATTTTCTGATAAATATCTGGCAGCCCTTCAGAGGGGAAATcatatcccctctcagtctcctccaggctaaacgtacccaatgccctcaaccattcctcgtgAGGCTCAGTTTCCAGGCCCTTCATTAtcctggtcgccctcctctgcccaccttccagtttgtcaatatcctccttaaa
Protein-coding regions in this window:
- the TMEM203 gene encoding transmembrane protein 203 translates to MLFSLRELVQWLGFAPLELLLQALALLAASALLVLKADGGESGAALSWWAVLAAFFAADGLSAYFSTIVSVRLFQDGEKRLAVLRLLWVLTLLSLKFVFEVLLGQKLAGQSRELWFGLLLSPVFILLQLLMIRACRVN